The region AGTGACATAGTTAATCCAAAAACATCTTCTTTTGAAAGGTGTCAGCCTGAGCCTGTCGAGGGCTATTTTCTTGGATTAAGGTTTAAATAAACTTTTAATAAAAAAATCATATATTTATCATTATTATTACCTGATAGTAATATAATCACCAAATTTTAAAATATAGAAACTATGAGAAAAACATCTCTACAACTGAAAAATGCTAAAAAACTAAGCAGAGAAAATCAAAAAACTTTTCTAGGAGGTTCCACAGATTGCCCGCCCAATCACTATGCAGTACAACAAAATGGTTATACTGCTTGTTGCTTAAAACCCGTTAATAATCCTTGCGAACTGGTCGTTAACTTTTGTCTTATGCCAGTGGGAATGTGTGGAGACGAAAGGTAAAAAACTAACACTAACATCAAATAAATAATAAATATTATCAATTATGAAAAAACTTGACAGAAAAAAACAAAAGAACATCCTGGGGAAAGGAAACAATTGTGCAACAGGAGAATTTGAAGCTTCTTATAATGGCTATATCGTATGTTGTATAAAGCAACCTACAGGTCCTAATCTTTGTGACCCAAATATCAGCATGTATTGTGATATTCCATATGATATGTGTGGAGATCCATTCCAATAAGAACTAAAAAAGGCTCTGTTACTTATGTAATGGAGCTTTTTATTTTGTTTTGTTTGCAAATTCAGAAAATATCAATATCTTTGCACCTCGAAATAAAAATAAATATTTTATCATTATGAACAATTACGAAACTGTTTTCATTTTGACTCCCGTTCTATCTGATGCTCAGGTGGAGGAAGCAGTTAAAAAATTCGAAGACCTTATTAAGGACAATGGTTGTGAAATCGTTGCTAAAGAAAACTGGGGACTTAAGAAATTGGCTTACCCAATCCAATTGAAAAAGAACGGATTCTATACTTTGATCGAATTCAAAGGTGAAGGTGATGTTGTAGCTAACTTAGAGCTAGCTTACAAGCGTGACGAAAGAGTTATCCGTTATTTAACAACTAAAATGGATAAGCATGCTGTAGAATATGCAGTAACGAGAAGAACAAAAGTGAAATCTCAAAAAGCTTAATTAACTAACCCCTAAAAATCTTAAGACAATGGCAATAGATGAAATGGCACAACAAGCCGCACAAGGTGGTGAATCTGAAGTAAAGTTCCTTACTCCACTAGATATCAACACAAAAACACAGAAGAAATT is a window of Elizabethkingia anophelis R26 DNA encoding:
- the rpsF gene encoding 30S ribosomal protein S6, yielding MNNYETVFILTPVLSDAQVEEAVKKFEDLIKDNGCEIVAKENWGLKKLAYPIQLKKNGFYTLIEFKGEGDVVANLELAYKRDERVIRYLTTKMDKHAVEYAVTRRTKVKSQKA